A single Capricornis sumatraensis isolate serow.1 chromosome 20, serow.2, whole genome shotgun sequence DNA region contains:
- the LOC138096782 gene encoding protein FAM187B-like codes for MLTTLWLLLCFALPVQESPFPISCPNHKHCQLALLSDNDIILHCNAPGAQWQFFTPLKTTWASNFTTNLNMVTMLNGNLLIKNPLPSHTGIYNCNDKDGKKVMRYEIDFQDVVTLHITHKDLDQKPLQNESLSLSSKQFVFTQWEPWQDCNQCGKPGERKRLGYCYIQESLENPMPCWLYLGDEKVWSNRLRPEMQVETCHIPCTHIPAKYVVFDNFQLRNNVGSAWLTCPLGSIYRPVFWEANNLSLTWKDQLSGKSISTIMDSSNGGSWLQVFQSAIYRCFVQRELMAQFNSKVNVDPLKFLSPEKSKQQPEAEETRKENSNSVLKGLNVMMLVGMVLTVLGCLLKQFHFSRRRERNKMFLVK; via the exons ATGCTGACCACCCTGTGGCTGTTGCTCTGCTTTGCTCTCCCGGTTCAGGAGTCGCCCTTTCCTATCAGCTGTCCAAATCACAAACATTGTCAACTGGCCCTGCTCTCAGACAACGATATCATCCTGCACTGCAATGCGCCTGGGGCACAGTGGCAATTCTTCACACCACTCAAGACCACCTGGGCCAGCAATTTCACTACTAATCTCAACATGGTAACAATGCTCAATGGCAACCTTCTCATTAAAAATCCACTACCCTCCCACACAGGCATTTATAACTGCAACGATAAGGATGGCAAGAAAGTGATGCGGTATGAAATTGACTTCCAGGATGTCGTCACCCTACATATTACACACAAAGATCTGGATCAAAAGCCCCTGCAGAATGAGAGCCTGAGTCTGAGCAGCAAGCAGTTCGTCTTCACCCAGTGGGAGCCCTGGCAGGACTGTAACCAGTGTGGGAAACCAGGTGAACGCAAACGCCTGGGGTACTGCTACATCCAAGAGTCCCTGGAAAACCCGATGCCCTGCTGGCTCTATCTGGGAGATGAGAAGGTGTGGTCCAACCGCTTGAGGCCTGAGATGCAGGTGGAAACCTGCCACATCCCGTGTACACACATACCTGCGAAATATGTCGTTTTTGACAACTTCCAGCTTAGAAACAACGTGGGATCTGCGTGGCTCACCTGCCCCTTAGGATCTATCTACAG GCCCGTATTCTGGGAAGCCAACAACCTCTCCCTGACGTGGAAGGACCAGCTCTCCGGCAAGAGCATCAGCACCATCATGGACTCCTCCAATGGCGGCAGCTGGCTGCAGGTCTTCCAGTCGGCCATTTACAGGTGCTTCGTGCAGCGAGAGCTCATGGCTCAATTCAACTCCAAGGTCAATGTGGATCCACTGAAGTTTCTGAGCCCAGAAAAGTCCAAACAACAACCAGAGGCAGAGGAGACCCGGAAAGAAAACAGCAACTCTGTCCTTAAGGGGCTGAACGTGATGATGCTCGTGGGCATGGTCTTGACTGTGCTGGGGTGCCTGCTCAAACAATTCCACTTTTCCCGGAGGCGGGAGAGAAATAAGATGTTTCTGGTGAAATAA